The Antennarius striatus isolate MH-2024 chromosome 23, ASM4005453v1, whole genome shotgun sequence genome has a segment encoding these proteins:
- the LOC137590582 gene encoding uncharacterized protein has translation MNVFRRDKGATPSVPPRPSKEELDHPITHSMNTQDAATAPQKSESTSELNPKAKRTGVMGVMQKVNPFKSAWQNPPAVSKAPSSESLERGTDSTQNPGGLKGVMQKVNPFKSTSQASKAPSTESLEQGSASDSNQNPAMLKGARQKVNPSKSTPQNDPPNDSVAPPETGRDPQGKQNPGMIAGMMQKVNPFKSSQPKDTQSLQSDLSSSSGSLAENNNLPEKQNPGMLRGMMQKVNPFRSQTQKPEEERQTDPVFSTAPSCFEAQEPKIHSDHSSSSDSVDDSEIMRHSIWYVDADASSKVEEQPAEAPKRRTGTFRIRRILPSALFRSGTKDAAAAAAAPDPPQEVVELQMLPLEDVPVPGEGAEDPLEDEDGLLAWWRTVDGWQQWNESVQNDEPEDVIEDAADRVFMAARLFVRFFNQCGASLQKRILDLLALADAADNFHKKTVTASVGGGVASVAGSITTITGLILAPFTAGTSLIVTAVGIGIATAGGVASASANITDTVHSKTDRKKVEKMIQDYEDEIKDIRECLIFLQEGMDMLEEWNFEKYAESISKKHLNQNVKHVMKEGGRAGKALVINTETLIGTIQVLGVAGGAAKAVQVMSITTGVMSGLFLALDVFFLAKDSMELKKGAKTDFAAKIREVCKDLQDGLLELNRIKEELQKTMDGVEVEVDEEEEDVEVLKSELKKLIELEEE, from the exons ATGAATGTGTTCAGGAGAGATAAAGGAGCAACTCCATCAGTCCCGCCTCGGCCCAGCAAAGAG GAACTAGACCACCCCATCACACACAGCATGAACACACAGGACGCAGCAACGGCCCCACAG AAAAGCGAGTCCACGAGTGAGCTCAACCCAAAGGCGAAG AGGACGGGGGTGATGGGAGTGATGCAGAAGGTCAACCCGTTTAAATCCGCTTGGCAG AACCCCCCTGCAGTCAGTAAAGCCCCCTCCTCAGAGTCACTGGAGCGGGGAACAGACTCCACGCAG AACCCTGGTGGGCTGAAAGGGGTCATGCAGAAGGTGAACCCGTTCAAATCCACCTCCCAG GCCTCCAAAGCGCCGTCAACCGAGTCCCTGGAACAGGGAAGTGCTTCAGATTCTAATCAG AACCCCGCCATGCTGAAAGGAGCCAGGCAGAAGGTGAACCCGTCCAAGTCGACCCCTCAG AACGATCCTCCAAACGATTCCGTGGCTCCACCTGAGACGGGAAGAGATCCACAAGGCAAACAG AATCCAGGAATGATTGCAGGAATGATGCAAAAAGTCAACCCCTTTAAATCCTCACAGCCAAAG GACACCCAGTCTCTGCAGAGTGACCTGTCCTCTAGCAGCGGGAGCTTGGCAGAAAATAACAACTTACCTGAGAAGCAG AACCCTGGGATGTTGAGAGGGATGATGCAGAAAGTAAACCCCTTTCGGTCTCAGACACAG AAGCCAGAGGAGGAGCGTCAGACCGACCCGGTGTTTTCCACTGCACCTTCCTGCTTTGAGGCACAG gaACCCAAAATCCACAGCGACCACTCCTCCAGCTCAGACAGTGTGGATGATAGTGAAATAATGAGACAT TCTATTTGGTACGTGGACGCTGACGCCAGCAGCAAGGTGGAGGAACAACCAGCGGAGGCGCCGAAGAGACGTACCGGC ACCTTCAGAATAAGGAGGATTCTGCCCAGCGCGTTGTTTCGGTCTGGGACGAAG GatgcagcagcagcggcagcagctccTGACCCTCCTCAG GAAGTGGTGGAGCTTCAGATGCTGCCATTGGAGGACGTGCCGGTGCCCGGTGAGGGGGCAGAAGACCCGCTGGAG GATGAGGACGGCCTTTTAGCCTGGTGGAGAACAGTAGACG GCTGGCAGCAGTGGAATGAGTCGGTGCAGAATGATGAACCTGAAGA CGTCATCGAAGACGCAGCCGATCGCGTCTTCATGGCCGCCCGCCTCTTTGTCCGCTTCTTCAACCAATGCGGCGCCTCGCTCCAGAAACGCATCCTGGATTTGCTGGCCTTGGCTGACGCAGCCGACAACTTCCACAAGAAGACCGTCACGGCCAGCGTGGGCGGCGGCGTGGCCAGCGTGGCGGGGTCGATCACCACCATCACCGGACTCATCCTGGCGCCTTTCACGGCGGGAACGTCGCTCATCGTCACGGCGGTCGGTATCGGGATTGCCACGGCGGGCGGGGTGGCGTCGGCGTCGGCCAACATTACCGACACGGTGCATTCAAAGACGGACCGCAAGAAGGTGGAGAAGATGATCCAAGACTACGAAGACGAGATAAAGGACATCAGGGAGTGTCTGATCTTTTTGCAG GAAGGGATGGACATGCTTGAAGAATGGAACTTTGAGAAGTACGCCGAGAGCATCTCCAAGAAGCACCTCAACCAGAACGTCAAACATGTGATGAAGGAGGGCGGTCGTGCCGGGAAGGCGTTGGTGATCAACACGGAGACCCTGATCGGCACCATTCAGGTGCTGGGCGTGGCCGGAGGAGCTGCTAAAGCCGTCCAGGTGATGAGCATCACCACGGGAGTGATGTCGGGACTCTTCCTGGCGCTCGACGTCTTTTTTCTGGCCAAAGATTCCATGGAACTCAAAAAAGGAGCAAAAACGGATTTTGCGGCTAAGATCCGGGAAGTTTGTAAAGACCTGCAGGACGGGTTGCTGGAACTGAACCGCATCAAGGAGGAACTCCAGAAAACCATGGacggggtggaggtggaggtagacgaggaggaagaggacgtgGAGGTTTTGAAGTCTGAACTGAAGAAACTCATCGAGCTCGAAGAAGAATGA